From a single Selenomonas ruminantium subsp. lactilytica TAM6421 genomic region:
- a CDS encoding putative phage tail protein, with protein sequence MSKEQEIEETKLRKVHNLGAEFIRQGRVDISEYLPSFLQKDEEFKATCDAESFEHEKVLAGIKDVFNQLFVETATWGLTMYERILDLHPAPDATYEYRRAQILIHMQAAKVSTVEVMNAIVNTYGSGYIVEQSERYYFEVFCSCNDKAALKAMKEDILTYKPAHLGISIYLGYSWDGQITFDGTYSFDTTQKDWSDEV encoded by the coding sequence ATGAGTAAGGAGCAAGAAATAGAAGAAACAAAACTCCGCAAAGTACACAATCTCGGCGCCGAATTTATTCGCCAGGGAAGGGTGGATATCAGCGAATATCTTCCCAGTTTCCTGCAGAAAGACGAAGAATTCAAAGCAACATGTGACGCAGAAAGCTTTGAACATGAAAAGGTACTAGCCGGCATAAAAGACGTTTTCAATCAGCTGTTTGTTGAGACGGCAACTTGGGGACTAACTATGTACGAACGAATCCTCGATCTTCACCCAGCTCCGGACGCAACATATGAGTACCGGCGCGCGCAAATTCTTATCCATATGCAGGCAGCAAAAGTCAGTACCGTTGAGGTTATGAACGCCATTGTAAATACATATGGCAGCGGATACATTGTCGAGCAATCTGAACGGTATTATTTTGAGGTTTTCTGCTCCTGCAACGATAAAGCGGCACTCAAAGCAATGAAAGAAGACATTTTAACGTATAAGCCCGCTCATTTGGGAATTTCCATTTATTTAGGCTATTCCTGGGACGGGCAGATAACATTCGACGGTACATACTCATTCGATACAACGCAAAAAGACTGGAGTGACGAAGTTTAA
- a CDS encoding XkdQ/YqbQ family protein has protein sequence MFKLMNKTTGIDLSPYVISYDWSGSLEQAGRKLSFSIAYTTTDKQWQNVKIDLGDKVEFSYSPDNAPGTEFKLFAGRVFMQDRKSRSTSMEFVAYDNLIYLSKSHMTCKFDHPVRDIITSVCNNLGVTPGDLSCKDLDQKYKEIEDNKAGSEIIADALKSVTATTHKRYHVFMHVDQKTGEQKLDVVAAGNVIEDFVLNDAHNVTSASHSASIEDMCNQVLIVDKDGNDTHASVKNEADIKKYGLLQQVYKVDDKVATQQGAAALLKKVSEHSSLEAVGNIQCISGYSVTVQEEQIKGTFLITSDSHKIQNNVHTMSLTLDYLEPTNAAATATVDGNMNTTNNTGMNNIQAGIEAGYQAWAGKTMDNGTAGCAEAVGKVGSWYSPFLKKECQNGVCYVPTMVKDAGANCIPFDCSKVEAGDVIVYGDDDHVVIAAGPDGSYVGNSSSQNCVVKGGSFYEMGGLYPTKIIKTSHM, from the coding sequence TTGTTTAAACTCATGAATAAAACGACAGGAATTGATCTTTCCCCTTATGTTATCAGCTATGACTGGAGCGGCAGTTTAGAACAGGCTGGCAGGAAGCTGTCGTTTTCCATAGCGTATACCACAACAGATAAGCAATGGCAGAACGTTAAAATTGACCTGGGTGACAAAGTGGAATTCAGTTATAGTCCAGACAATGCGCCAGGAACAGAATTCAAGCTGTTTGCCGGCAGAGTATTCATGCAGGACCGTAAGAGCCGTTCTACCTCCATGGAATTCGTAGCCTATGACAATCTGATTTATCTCAGCAAAAGCCATATGACCTGCAAGTTTGACCACCCTGTCCGGGACATTATAACCAGTGTCTGCAATAACCTGGGCGTTACTCCTGGGGACTTATCCTGCAAAGACCTCGACCAGAAATACAAGGAAATTGAGGACAATAAGGCCGGGAGTGAGATTATAGCCGACGCGTTGAAATCCGTTACAGCTACAACCCATAAAAGATATCATGTCTTCATGCATGTCGACCAAAAGACCGGCGAACAAAAACTGGACGTCGTTGCAGCTGGCAACGTAATAGAAGACTTTGTTCTTAACGACGCCCATAATGTCACGAGTGCCAGCCATTCCGCCAGCATTGAGGATATGTGCAATCAGGTCCTGATAGTCGACAAGGACGGCAATGATACCCATGCCAGCGTAAAAAATGAAGCCGATATAAAGAAGTATGGACTGCTTCAGCAGGTGTACAAGGTAGACGACAAGGTTGCTACACAGCAGGGTGCCGCAGCATTGCTTAAAAAGGTGTCGGAGCATAGTTCATTGGAAGCTGTTGGCAATATACAGTGCATTTCCGGCTATTCCGTCACTGTACAGGAGGAACAGATTAAGGGAACTTTCCTGATAACGTCCGACAGCCACAAAATCCAGAACAATGTTCACACTATGAGTCTGACGCTTGACTATCTGGAGCCTACCAACGCAGCTGCTACCGCTACAGTAGACGGGAATATGAATACAACTAACAATACTGGAATGAACAACATTCAGGCTGGTATTGAGGCTGGATACCAAGCCTGGGCAGGCAAAACCATGGACAATGGTACGGCAGGCTGCGCCGAAGCGGTTGGCAAGGTTGGCAGCTGGTATTCGCCGTTTTTGAAAAAAGAGTGCCAGAACGGAGTATGTTATGTTCCAACTATGGTCAAAGACGCTGGCGCAAACTGTATCCCGTTTGACTGCTCAAAGGTTGAAGCCGGGGACGTTATTGTATACGGTGACGACGACCATGTTGTTATTGCAGCTGGTCCTGACGGAAGTTATGTCGGCAATTCCAGCAGCCAGAACTGTGTAGTTAAAGGCGGATCGTTCTATGAAATGGGTGGCCTTTACCCGACTAAGATAATTAAAACCAGCCATATGTAA
- a CDS encoding phage tail tube protein, which produces MENMESKRVFYGTYGQMWLDGELLGEVEELKATVKLDKIEVKMSRHLGKCYKSVGWTGSGSFKLHKVSSFMIEKLAPHMKEGKQVLVTIVSKMSDPDAIGTERVVLRNCQIDSVDLINWKLGALSEESYNFTFEDYDILESADA; this is translated from the coding sequence ATGGAAAATATGGAATCCAAAAGAGTCTTCTACGGCACTTATGGCCAAATGTGGCTCGACGGCGAGCTGCTTGGTGAAGTTGAAGAGCTGAAAGCTACCGTAAAACTCGACAAGATTGAAGTAAAAATGTCCCGCCACTTGGGCAAATGTTATAAGTCTGTTGGCTGGACTGGCTCTGGCTCATTCAAACTGCATAAGGTATCCAGCTTCATGATTGAAAAGCTTGCCCCTCATATGAAGGAAGGTAAGCAGGTTCTCGTTACTATCGTCAGCAAAATGTCCGATCCTGACGCCATTGGGACGGAGCGTGTAGTTCTTCGTAACTGCCAAATTGATAGTGTCGACCTCATTAACTGGAAACTGGGTGCACTGTCCGAGGAAAGCTATAACTTCACCTTTGAAGACTACGACATTCTCGAAAGCGCAGACGCTTAA
- a CDS encoding phage tail tape measure protein, with translation MATVIDAVLRLRDQMSAQLEHVRNELQQTERVTQRMSRSVRSVGSSLKSMGETLAPIGAAAVAAGTGAAMAFSQFEDGAAKVQAKLDQTDWGKMPELKKQALELSKEYRQSATEIEKIQEGLASAGLSANDTLTATEGVLQGVDASGAQAEVVVSLATNTLMAFGLQAKDLGGVMDQLVVTANATDTSMDLMAETLKYCSSAAHMAGVDLSEVNTAAGLLANVGQTGSQAGTGIKDMLTRLQLPAHIEELKQLGVNVIDNNGKFVGLRNTIAQLAPVFNKMTDSEKAAAAHSIFGDVASPAAIALLQQGVDKFDQLHNQIKNSSGAAEKAAEVLNNTLAAKLDKLKNNAFAAGVALGEQLAPYIEQAAAFLGNLAKSLSALTPEQTKLIIVIAGIITAISGLLVVGGSAIIFFSSFVSSVTALAAAVAAAGGPLAFITTGLAAFKGAIIGVGRALMTLFMNPVAAAIAAVMLFAFAAYEVYTHWDGIKEYFSGLWEGIKAGVMNNVEYISNCWESIKSSVANNIAYLGNCWNSVKQGAFDAWNGIKAAAIQAITAIVGEDRLKKLITNWNALKKAVTELVTEIRNEVSQKFNALVGAIAEPVSKAAKEVSERFNSIKKAVSDWAGGVYKAVSEAFSKAKGSANNELAYIGKVVTKVFQSIVSFLKSTGSAVLNAITTPYKVAFTILKGLFSAWLGTVVAVFTTIVRTGVDILSDLLAFLTNVFTGNWAAAWEAVSNIFSDVFHGIEEVCTDVMNGIKAAINAVIDGINSISVDIPDWVPQFGGQHFSVNVPHLYTGTENWPGGVAMIHDKGAEIVDLPQGTRVIPHDQSMQIMYQNGMADALNKAVKPLRNIGSHIVNVVTTKNTMSKILQDNHSEPVITNNSADNRQFISNTTAMTQQLPQQESNNVNITIPKLADSIVVREESDIDRIANELVFKLKSHAINSMGGALV, from the coding sequence TTGGCAACAGTAATCGACGCTGTACTGCGTCTGCGTGACCAAATGTCTGCACAGCTTGAGCATGTACGAAACGAGCTGCAGCAGACCGAACGAGTAACACAACGAATGAGCCGTTCTGTTCGCAGTGTTGGCTCTTCATTGAAGAGTATGGGCGAAACCCTTGCTCCGATTGGCGCCGCAGCTGTAGCCGCAGGCACTGGTGCAGCCATGGCATTCAGCCAGTTTGAGGACGGCGCCGCAAAAGTACAGGCCAAGTTAGACCAGACCGATTGGGGCAAAATGCCTGAACTGAAAAAGCAGGCATTGGAACTTTCAAAAGAATACCGACAAAGCGCAACGGAAATCGAAAAGATCCAGGAAGGGTTGGCTTCAGCCGGCCTTAGCGCGAATGATACATTGACAGCCACCGAAGGTGTACTACAAGGCGTTGACGCCAGTGGAGCTCAGGCAGAAGTTGTTGTTTCGCTCGCAACCAACACCTTAATGGCTTTTGGTTTGCAAGCCAAGGACCTTGGCGGCGTTATGGATCAGTTAGTCGTGACCGCCAATGCGACGGACACGTCCATGGACCTTATGGCAGAAACTTTGAAATACTGCTCGTCAGCTGCGCATATGGCGGGTGTTGATCTTTCAGAAGTCAACACGGCGGCAGGTTTATTGGCAAATGTTGGTCAGACGGGGAGTCAGGCAGGCACAGGCATTAAAGATATGCTGACACGCTTGCAGCTGCCAGCACACATTGAAGAGCTGAAACAGCTGGGTGTCAATGTAATCGACAATAACGGCAAATTCGTTGGTTTGCGCAACACAATAGCGCAGTTAGCTCCAGTATTCAACAAAATGACTGACTCTGAAAAAGCGGCGGCGGCCCATAGTATATTCGGGGACGTGGCTAGTCCGGCTGCCATTGCGCTGTTACAACAGGGTGTAGATAAATTCGACCAGTTGCATAATCAGATAAAGAATTCGTCAGGAGCTGCCGAAAAAGCTGCTGAAGTCCTGAATAACACTTTGGCAGCAAAGCTCGACAAGCTGAAGAATAACGCGTTTGCTGCAGGCGTTGCCCTTGGTGAACAGCTGGCGCCATATATTGAGCAGGCAGCTGCTTTCCTTGGCAATCTCGCAAAATCTCTCAGCGCACTGACTCCAGAGCAAACAAAACTGATTATTGTCATTGCAGGCATTATAACGGCTATCAGCGGACTGCTGGTGGTTGGTGGTTCAGCCATTATCTTCTTCAGCTCTTTTGTTTCCAGTGTCACTGCACTGGCAGCAGCTGTTGCGGCAGCTGGCGGACCTTTAGCGTTCATTACAACAGGCCTTGCCGCGTTCAAAGGTGCCATTATAGGCGTAGGCAGGGCGCTCATGACATTATTCATGAATCCTGTTGCGGCAGCCATTGCGGCAGTCATGCTCTTCGCTTTTGCTGCATATGAGGTATATACCCATTGGGACGGAATAAAGGAATATTTCAGTGGCCTTTGGGAAGGCATAAAAGCCGGCGTCATGAATAATGTTGAATACATTAGCAACTGCTGGGAATCCATAAAAAGCAGCGTTGCGAACAACATTGCTTATCTTGGCAACTGCTGGAACAGTGTAAAACAGGGTGCGTTCGACGCATGGAACGGAATCAAAGCCGCAGCAATTCAGGCTATTACGGCTATTGTTGGTGAAGACCGGCTGAAAAAACTGATTACCAACTGGAACGCTCTTAAAAAGGCGGTTACGGAATTAGTTACTGAAATCCGGAACGAAGTAAGCCAAAAGTTCAATGCGCTTGTTGGCGCTATAGCAGAGCCTGTCAGCAAGGCAGCTAAAGAAGTATCGGAACGCTTCAACAGTATAAAAAAGGCTGTATCCGATTGGGCTGGCGGCGTATATAAAGCGGTATCGGAGGCTTTTTCGAAAGCAAAAGGATCTGCCAATAACGAGTTGGCGTATATAGGCAAGGTCGTTACAAAGGTATTCCAGAGTATAGTTTCCTTCCTGAAGAGCACCGGTTCAGCGGTTTTGAATGCCATAACGACACCATACAAAGTGGCATTCACTATCCTCAAAGGTTTATTCTCCGCATGGCTTGGAACGGTCGTCGCAGTATTCACGACTATTGTTAGAACGGGCGTGGATATCCTCAGCGACCTTCTTGCTTTCCTGACTAACGTCTTTACTGGTAACTGGGCTGCAGCCTGGGAAGCTGTTAGCAATATCTTCAGCGACGTCTTCCACGGCATTGAAGAAGTTTGCACTGACGTCATGAATGGTATCAAGGCTGCTATAAATGCCGTTATCGACGGTATCAACAGTATCTCGGTGGATATCCCTGACTGGGTTCCTCAGTTCGGCGGGCAGCATTTTTCCGTCAATGTCCCACACCTCTATACAGGTACGGAAAACTGGCCCGGCGGCGTGGCCATGATACATGATAAAGGTGCTGAAATCGTCGACCTTCCGCAGGGAACGCGGGTAATTCCGCACGACCAGTCTATGCAGATTATGTATCAAAACGGTATGGCAGACGCTTTAAATAAAGCAGTTAAGCCGCTCCGTAACATTGGCAGCCATATTGTCAATGTGGTTACGACGAAAAATACAATGTCGAAGATACTGCAGGATAATCATTCAGAGCCGGTGATTACAAATAACTCTGCAGATAACCGTCAATTTATATCAAATACAACTGCTATGACTCAACAGCTGCCGCAGCAAGAATCCAACAATGTCAACATTACCATTCCGAAACTGGCAGACTCCATTGTCGTCAGGGAAGAATCAGACATTGACCGTATCGCAAACGAGCTGGTATTCAAACTGAAGAGTCACGCAATCAATTCCATGGGAGGAGCGCTCGTATGA
- a CDS encoding baseplate J/gp47 family protein: MSFKMQEKDQIQKRMVKELEKVNDKATMEGAFGRDVINASSVEFTNAYAEMSLMLQAAFADTSWGNYLTMIAAQFGVIRKLPTQAVGAVTIQGQANSYVPVRTIFDTKDGSVQYETRQAVTLDAKGTATVAVDCRVPGEIGNVAAGAICHIPFSIPGIQSVKNENATHDGYAGENDEQLLKRYLEFVRKPSTSGNANHYRRWALETAGVGDVKVVPLAYGPGSVKVIIVDPQKNAASADLLKKCKEHIEQERPVGASVTVTTPSYFVINVSVTVDPANANDDYKTAIKNAINKYFVEQSFQSDHVSIAQVGAAMLNTGMVLDYSGLTLNGKAENITLTVDQLPRLGTLEVKART; the protein is encoded by the coding sequence ATGAGTTTTAAAATGCAGGAAAAAGACCAAATTCAGAAACGTATGGTCAAAGAACTGGAAAAGGTCAACGATAAGGCTACTATGGAAGGTGCTTTTGGCCGCGACGTTATAAACGCTTCTTCTGTTGAGTTTACCAACGCTTATGCTGAAATGAGCCTTATGTTGCAGGCTGCATTTGCTGACACTTCCTGGGGCAACTACCTGACCATGATAGCCGCTCAGTTTGGGGTAATCCGTAAGCTACCGACGCAGGCAGTTGGTGCGGTTACAATCCAAGGGCAGGCAAATAGTTATGTCCCTGTCCGCACCATTTTCGACACAAAAGACGGCAGTGTTCAATATGAAACGCGCCAGGCTGTAACACTTGACGCAAAAGGGACTGCTACAGTTGCGGTTGACTGCCGCGTTCCTGGCGAAATTGGAAACGTTGCGGCTGGAGCTATCTGTCATATTCCTTTCAGTATTCCTGGTATCCAATCAGTCAAAAACGAAAACGCTACCCATGACGGATATGCGGGTGAAAATGACGAACAGCTGTTAAAACGTTATCTGGAGTTTGTTCGGAAGCCGAGCACCAGCGGAAACGCTAATCATTATAGGCGCTGGGCTTTAGAGACTGCTGGCGTAGGTGACGTAAAAGTCGTCCCGCTCGCTTATGGGCCTGGCAGCGTAAAGGTCATTATTGTAGATCCGCAAAAGAATGCAGCCAGCGCAGACTTGCTGAAAAAATGCAAGGAACATATTGAACAGGAGCGTCCGGTCGGCGCTTCAGTCACTGTTACAACTCCTTCCTATTTTGTTATCAATGTATCGGTTACGGTTGATCCGGCCAATGCCAATGACGACTATAAAACGGCTATAAAGAACGCTATCAATAAGTATTTTGTCGAGCAGAGTTTTCAGAGCGACCATGTAAGTATTGCGCAGGTTGGCGCCGCCATGCTGAACACTGGTATGGTGCTTGACTATTCCGGGCTTACGCTGAACGGAAAAGCGGAAAACATTACACTGACAGTCGACCAGCTGCCGAGACTGGGAACATTGGAGGTTAAGGCCAGAACATGA
- a CDS encoding DUF2634 domain-containing protein, which translates to MSNPFVAGIQPAKIDSTQDNLPLLQEFAWDMEHDTFCYDSRGRHYIVTENEALKIWIYKCLKTERYRYEAYRHGIYDADGDYGIELEEYIGTHPNNEKTAAEICQIIRESLAINPYIVKINSIDITERKGDKLALLINLTSIYGELIQEVKI; encoded by the coding sequence ATGAGCAATCCATTTGTTGCAGGAATACAACCCGCAAAAATAGATAGTACGCAAGATAACCTGCCACTGCTGCAGGAATTCGCCTGGGATATGGAGCATGACACATTTTGTTATGACAGCCGTGGCCGCCATTATATTGTCACAGAAAATGAGGCGCTGAAAATCTGGATATATAAGTGCCTTAAAACAGAAAGATACCGTTATGAAGCTTACCGCCACGGCATTTATGACGCAGACGGTGACTACGGTATTGAACTAGAAGAATATATCGGCACACACCCGAATAACGAGAAAACTGCTGCTGAAATCTGCCAGATTATCCGCGAATCCTTAGCTATTAATCCATATATTGTAAAGATAAATTCTATAGACATTACAGAACGCAAGGGTGACAAACTTGCTCTGCTTATCAATCTTACGTCAATTTATGGCGAGCTTATTCAGGAGGTGAAAATATAA
- a CDS encoding DUF2577 domain-containing protein, whose protein sequence is MHENPYDTILGLMTNAAQCNQSPGIEIGTILASPPNIKVSYKGIILESEELYISEYLLTDYMRTAKGHIVSATQNRGGGGGYAEYESHNHDIDNDYTDTVITTDTLKPGDKVSIMPFRPEGGSQQYIILDKIVRPDRRKF, encoded by the coding sequence ATGCACGAAAATCCATACGACACAATACTTGGACTTATGACGAATGCGGCACAATGCAATCAGTCTCCAGGTATTGAAATTGGCACAATTCTTGCTTCTCCTCCGAATATAAAAGTGTCCTATAAGGGCATAATTCTTGAATCCGAAGAGCTATATATTTCAGAATATCTGCTGACCGATTATATGAGAACAGCAAAAGGGCATATAGTAAGCGCCACGCAAAACCGTGGAGGCGGCGGTGGTTATGCAGAATATGAAAGCCATAACCATGACATTGACAACGACTACACTGATACGGTCATTACGACGGACACATTGAAGCCTGGCGACAAAGTAAGCATTATGCCATTTCGTCCGGAAGGCGGCTCTCAACAGTATATTATTCTCGACAAAATAGTTCGGCCGGACAGGAGGAAGTTTTAA
- a CDS encoding phage tail assembly chaperone, translating to MSTMIDKLLAADAKKITELQTRKYEVKRLTEALGEKFELTLRAIPAQRYAEIQSDAVDMKGGKIGNVDLYKMQIETLAAGIIDPDIKNKELLKHFGAVTPHDLIATLLNPAEITEAAGVVSELCGFKAQKDVDEEVKN from the coding sequence ATGTCTACAATGATTGACAAATTGCTCGCAGCAGACGCAAAGAAAATTACCGAACTCCAGACTCGCAAATACGAGGTAAAACGCCTGACAGAGGCGCTGGGAGAAAAGTTTGAGCTGACGCTTCGGGCTATTCCCGCACAGCGCTATGCAGAAATCCAGAGTGACGCCGTGGATATGAAAGGCGGCAAAATCGGCAACGTTGACCTGTACAAAATGCAGATTGAAACCTTGGCTGCTGGCATTATTGATCCAGATATCAAGAATAAAGAACTGCTCAAACACTTCGGCGCAGTAACCCCGCATGACCTGATTGCTACACTGCTTAATCCGGCTGAGATTACCGAAGCAGCAGGCGTGGTTAGCGAGCTCTGCGGTTTCAAGGCCCAGAAAGACGTTGACGAAGAAGTAAAAAACTGA